The DNA region taaaatacaagaCATGTTTTGTCATGTAttgtcttttttaatttttaactaaTTCGTTTTAGTACATATTTGCACTTTAGCAATATCTAATGCATACTGGACAATGGTTAGAATgattatataacatatatatagaATAACTGCCATTTTTCTTCTGTACAGTAATtctaaaaaaatctgtaatgttGTGTTGCAATATTTGTGTAGGAGTATTTTACTTGTCatttaaatgagaaaataaattgctgattaaaaaagttttatattaacaagatttataaaaactttcaaattttacatttaacaattattattaaaagCAAGAttcattaaatcactcagtttatgttttgttttgttattgtctgtTTTAACATATTTCCACATAAGCATACATTTTTGCCCATAGTGCAATGGTTAGACTGATTATATTTGACCAGAAATATATAGTGCTGTGCAGTAAGTGTAAAACATAGTTTTCCCCTATAGTTTTgtgttacattatttttgtaattagtAGCTAGCTGTTAATATTATCTGGTATAATATCTACAGTAGGCCTACGCGGATTAAATTAAGATATTACTTATTACTACAGCATCTAGGTTGTCTACTATCACTCATTTCTTTATTCATCACAGAACACATGCAGTCCTATAGTGTTAGCTAACTACAGCTACgtatttgtaaataaattaaaagaaaatgtattttagtaattttaaaagtaatttagtattttgtttttaaaaagtccAGCTGCTCTGAATATAAACCAGAACCATGCCATTAGATAGGCTGTTTACTGCTATACACAGAAAGGAGGGGCACAGCAGGCTgtgtatacagtgtaaatgttgtTCAAAACTGTTAAAAAGGCTAATAACTGAACATTTCCAGCAAAATCAACACAATATAAGGTAAATAACGAGATTAATCCCCGTTTTAATACAAGATCACCAGAGATTTTAAAGATTCAAGCTTTAGAAATGAGTTCTAGTAACTTCAATGAGGCTATTGTGTGCATCAGCACTGCAGCCTTCAGTGAGAGGCTAAGCTAAGTCGAGCTAAATAgtgttttaaaagctttttacaCTCAACTGAGCGCTTGTTGGAGGTGAATATCGAGTGAAACGTTGCTGTAATATGTTTAAATCAAAGAAAACAACCGAAAAACTGCATTTTCAACAATATTTACCTCTAAAGCGCGAGTTAACAGCGAGCCACCACGACTAGCATTAGAGGCACCATACTGTCAATGCTAGCTAGCCTGCATAGTTCACAAACTACTGAACGCTGTGGCCTCccacatttttttctgttaaattgGAGCTTTTTGCTCATTTAATGCCATTTTCTGTCGAAATGTTTGACAAAATATGTCGTACTCGGTGTACGATGGCTAAAGAAAGAATCTATGAGATTAAGGGATGTTGAAATGGCGACAGCGAGGAGCTGTGCTACCTCGGCTGTCGAAAATGGGTTAAAAGTCCTCCTGTTCAGGATTTAATTTCTTAAAATCGACGTAAAGCTCAAGCATAGAGTCTTTTATACGTCGGCTGACCGGACTGTGCAGCTTTCGTGGCGAAATTTGACGTATAATCTTTAAAAGAGTAGAGGAAGTACGATATTTCCCATCCAGTTTCCATACAGATTTGGCTACGTTTTGGCCATTTTACGCCGAGCCGGTGGCCCAAGTCCGCGAACCACGAAGCGGATTTGAAGACCAAGAAGTCAGCTATCGATCCGTGCGGGTCCCGTGAAAATCCGTGGCCGCTTAACGTGGAAATTATCGCGTTTCTCCGAGTCAGAAAACACATCTGAAGGCAACTCTCCGCTGCTGGGGAGCAGCCGCGCGGCTGTTGAGTCTATAAGGTTCTCATCGCTCGTTTAAATCCCGCCCTCGGCCGTGGGGAGGACGTATACACTGACTTTTGCTTTTGACAGCGCGTTTCTATTCCAGCCCACTACAACTGCGAGCTACGACTACTACGCGGCTACTACGGGACTAGGACGCCAGCTAGAACCTAGAACCTCTTCAGAACCATGGCAGAAACAGCCCCAGCTCCAGCGGCGGCGGCGCAagccaaggcccccaagaagaagtcCGTAGCCAAGCCCAAAAAGTCCGGACCCAGTGTTTCGGACCTCATTGTGAAGGCGGTGGCAGCCTCCAGCGAGCGGAAAGGAGTCTCCCTGGCCGCGCTGAAGAAAGCCCTGGCCGGTagcggctacgacgtggagaagaacaacgCCCGCGTCAAACTCGCCCTCAAGTCTCTGGTGAAGAAGGGCGCCCTGGTCCAGACTAAAGGCACCGGAGCCTCAGGCTCCTTCAAAGTCAGCAAGAAGCCCGCAGCAAAGAAACCGGTCAAGAAAGTCGTGGCCAAGCCCAAGAAGCCAGCAGCCGCCAAGAAAGCTCCGGCCAAAGCGGCGAAGCCCAAGAAAGCGGCGGCTAAGGTGGCCAAGCCGAAGAAGGCGGCGCCCAAGAAGGTGAAGAAACCGGCGCCTAAGAAAGCGGCCAAGAGCCCGAAGAAGGTGAAGAAGCCGGCGGCTAAGAAAGTCgccaagagccccaagaaggtCAAAGCGGCGAAGCCTAAAGCTGCAAAGCCTAAAGCAGCCAAGGCGAAGAAGGCTGCCAAGAAGAAGTAAAGAAGTGGAAGAGTGAAGgactgttttttactttttttttttttggaaaactttgtactttcttttttttttttttgaagaatttcaACTTTCAAAAAAAAAGACTCTGACAAGTcactagtttttattttttatttttgaagaatTTCAACTTTCAAAAAAAAAGACTCTGACAAGTcactagtttttatttttacaactattttaattgtttgttgtttttattcctAATAATCTGACGGCTGAGCATAAAGAGAGAGGACGGTCCCATGTTGAatgaaggaggagaaggaggggtatgtgtgtggagagtgtatgtgtgtgtgtgtatgtatctatctatgtaaacTCTACAAAAAAGAGGGGGGGGGCGTGGCTGGGGGGGGGGGCGTGGCTGGGGTTGGGGTAAAAAGGGGtttataaatggaataaatttgGTTGCGTCCAGACTATCTTATCACCAGCGAGATGGTTAACTAGGTTAAGTAACTATTTAACTGCTAACTGTTTAGCTAGCAAGGCAGCAAAAGTGgcgtttgttttttgttgttatttttgtacgacttctttctttttttggcgATTCTGAGAACACAACACACTGTCTCTACCTCTGTAATCGACACAAATCCGATTAGGCTTTGTGTCAAGCGTTGTCAAATCCTTTGGAGCCGTTTTTAGACCGTAGTCAGCAGTGGGAGGGGTCCTACACTAAATCTAAAACGTTTTCTAATTTTTGgaattttctgttccacctttaaTGGTGAAGGAGTTACCTCCAGCGCTCAAATGTAActcctgcactatttaaggtggaacggaaaattccAAAAAATCAGCAAACTTCGTACAACTCTAATTGTACATAGCATAAATGCCCATGTTATATTTGTTCCTTTTTTAAATCTGTATAGATTTAATGATtattaaagtgtgtatgtgtttgagtgtgGGAGGACGTCCTACTTAGCTTACGtttgtcaggatttttttttgtaaatactgATAAAAAATGTGACTTCTTGTAAATACTAAACAGAACAAACatgttataatttatttattgctaAAACATGAcgaattttagttaaaaaaaatgtatgacgttgtttctgttttgtttctgtctttgtTTTTCATTGACATGTTAAAAAATACCCTCTGCATTTtagtataaaaatacaaataaaaaacaaaagtttgCAAAACTGTTTGTGtctgtcaatatatatatatatatatatatatatatatatatatatatatatatatatatatgtaacataaAACAATACTGTAACAAAATTAAACAAGGAtagatataaagtatatataaaatatactttaaatatgatacataaatatacatttttttacagaataaaaaaattatacttttaagcacatacacacagacaattACATAGATACAGATATTTGATTAGCATTTCACTTTAATATTgctaatgtataatatatagatACATAACATGATTACTATAgtaaatatgtaacttgtaaaCTTACTACATATGTGTACAAGTAAATATAAAAGATCCCAAATAAATAAGCagatatataataaataacagttAACAGTAAATAACAGATGAATACACACGAAGTTTCATACAGATATATTTTTACCGTTTTGCTTTAGTACTTTAACATTGGTAATATGAAGTATGTAGCTACATAGCAAtaacattattaactattataaTCTATTGTGGATTCAAAGTGTACATAGCATGCTATTACAtgaatataaaatgaataattgtctaaataaataaaaaaaacgtagtTTACagtcatctatatatatatatatatatatatatatatatatatatatatatatatatatatatacatttaacttTACATTTTACCACCAAACTAATTATTGAGAGAACATGTTATAAATATTAgataatttgatttaaaatacatgtaaaacaaGTAATTGGCCTATATATCGTATAAAAACATATCTTTATTGCTTATTAAGTCATCATCAGGCTTCAGGTTTAACAGAATATGAGTTT from Astyanax mexicanus isolate ESR-SI-001 chromosome 22, AstMex3_surface, whole genome shotgun sequence includes:
- the LOC103029981 gene encoding histone H1 is translated as MAETAPAPAAAAQAKAPKKKSVAKPKKSGPSVSDLIVKAVAASSERKGVSLAALKKALAGSGYDVEKNNARVKLALKSLVKKGALVQTKGTGASGSFKVSKKPAAKKPVKKVVAKPKKPAAAKKAPAKAAKPKKAAAKVAKPKKAAPKKVKKPAPKKAAKSPKKVKKPAAKKVAKSPKKVKAAKPKAAKPKAAKAKKAAKKK